Within Alkaliphilus flagellatus, the genomic segment TCATCATTATGCTTTGTATCATAATTAATTAGTTCCACTGCTTTACTAGCATCAACTATATAAATATCTTTGCCCTCTAATAAGTTAAGTACTCTATCTACCCAAGGCTCCATATGAAGACCATTATAAATAAAAACATCTGCCTTCTCCAGCTCTGCAATGGTTTTAGGAGAAGGCTCAAAGCTATGAGGTTCTGTACCTGTAGGTACTATTGTATCGAGCTGAATATTATCTCCCCCTAGATTTTTAGCAAAATCATAGTAGGGATAAAAGCTAGTATATACTTTCAGTAAATCCTCTTTCTCATCTGTTCCTTCTATAATTCCAATTGTATCTGGCTTTCCAGCACAACCTACCAATACTACTACAGTAATAATTAAAAATATAAATATCTTCAGTATTTTAGTTTTCATAATATACCCCCCAAAATTCACTATTCAGTGCTATCTTTTTCCTCTTAATATAGATTATATCCTTTTTCTTAGATATTTAAAATATTTTTATGTCCTTTATATATAAACTTAGATAGTATAGCTAAAAAACACGGGTTTTAAAATATAAAAGTCTGCCTTAGGCAGACTTTTATATTATGACTCGTCATTTATTTTAGATTGCTTTTCTTCCTTCTTTTTTCGATATATTATAGTTGAAACTATAATACTAAACTCATATAAAAATAACATAGGAATTGCCATCATAGTTTGAGAAACAACGTCTGGCGGTGTTAGTATTGCTGCAACTATAAATATTCCTAGAATAACCATTTTTCTATATTTCTTAAAAGTATTTGGAGCAACTAAACCTAATTGGGTCAGCAAAATAATAATTAATGGTAGCTCAAATACTAAGCCAAATGATAAAAGTAAGGAGCTAATAAAGCTGATATAATTAGCGAAAGAAAATAATGGTGCAATTTGATCCACAGACATCTTAATAAAAAACTTAATTGTCATAGGAATAATTATAAAATAAGCAAATGATACACCAATTAAAAGAAAAATAATGCCCATAAACATTGCAAAAAGTACATATTTTCTCTCTTTTACCTTCAGCCCTGGCTTAATAAACATCCATAT encodes:
- the tatC gene encoding twin-arginine translocase subunit TatC, whose protein sequence is MTDDARLTLVEHLGELRKRLIISSIVIILGSLLCYNYIDIIIQLIVRPAEGLEFIYLSPPELFIAYVKISLVLGLFVASPIVLFQIWMFIKPGLKVKERKYVLFAMFMGIIFLLIGVSFAYFIIIPMTIKFFIKMSVDQIAPLFSFANYISFISSLLLSFGLVFELPLIIILLTQLGLVAPNTFKKYRKMVILGIFIVAAILTPPDVVSQTMMAIPMLFLYEFSIIVSTIIYRKKKEEKQSKINDES